The genomic window TTAACTATTATGTTTATAATGTGGAGAAAGCAAAATATTATTATGTGAATTATAATAAATTATCTGAATATAATTATAGTGCATTAAAGTTTTTTAAAAACAGTATAGGGTATATTGAGACATTTGAAAATAAGATAACATTTTATAAAATTGATGTTTAGATTAGTGAAATAATTCATGTATAAATACTCTGTTGAAATACAAGGAGGGAAACTATGAAAAAAATAATTATGTTATTGTGTGCGATGTTTGTTTTAGTTGGATGTAATAAGGAAAAAGAAAAAGATAACGATGTGATAGATACACAAACAAGTCCGACAGATGTTCAACCAAATCCAACAGATAAAGACTCTGACACAAATGAAGTTATTGAAATACCGAGTGTAGCATCTATAGCAAAGAAATTAAATATGTCTAAAAAAGATATGAATATTATTGAACAAAAGAAAGATCATTTGTTATTTTGTTTTTTTAGTGATGATTTTTCATCTTCATCTATTATTGGTAATCATGTAAAAGAGTTAGAAAAAGATGGATATCAAATGACATTATATGATGGAACAATATCGTCTACTTTTGTTTTAAAAAAGGGAAATCAAACAATTTCAATCACATACATCAGTGCATTAGATGAATGGAAAGAAGTACATAAAGATGAAATGAATGTAAATGCAATTAATGATAATGAGAATTGTGTTTATGAAATTGTTAATCAATAGAGATCTGATTAAAAAATAAAGTCATAAATTAAACTTTATTTAAATCAAAATATTATTTTCCATTCTCAGCCTTTTGGTTTTGGTGTGGGTGGACAAGGAATTATGGTTAATGGGAAAGTAGTAAGAGGAAAGAATGGTATTGCAGGGGAATTGAAATATTTTATTAGACGCATGCAGTTATCTGATGATGTTTCTAAATTAATCTGGACACAACATGGGGCATTAGAAATTGTAACCAAATCATTATTGCTAACAATTTCTATTATTGGACCAGAAGCTGTGGCTATCAGTGCACCTATGACTCCTGATATGCAAGAAGTTAGAAACACTTTAGGTTCTTTTATACCCGAAGAATTTATGCCAGAATTTTATTATATTAAAGAAGCTAGTGACTATATGTTAAATGGTATTACTGAGTTATGTGTGAGATATATTAAAAAGGGAGATCAATAATTGTTGATGAAGATGAAAAGATGATTAAATAAAGTATTATTTAAAGGCATCAACTGATATTAATTTTAGTGTAATATATAATAATTGGGAGAGTTTTCTAATCTTGTTGTATCATAATTAATCACAATATTAAGAGTGAAATCATATTATTCCAGTTATGTGTAGAGTGTTAATTACAACGATTTTGAATGCAACTCTGTTTATTGTTAGGTAAAATAGATAATTTTTCATTAGAATAACTAAAGAAAAGGATGAAATATTGAAAAATAATTTCATCCTTTTAAGTATTTATTTCATAACAATCTTTATATCGTTTGTTGTCCATAATTTTTTTGTCCTGATATAAATCGCTTCCATAGGTTGAAAAAGAAATTATGAATCTTAGATATCATTGATTTGCGAAATAGTTATTGTTATAATTGTAATATATTCATATCATAAAAATATGTATCATCATTAGTATTTTTTAGGATGGATTATCGTTTCACTGTGATAGAAAAAGGTGAATTTTATGATGTTGAAAGAGTGCTATATGCTGATGGAAGCAGATTATGATGATGTCATTGCTTAAGTAATGATAATAGAATCAAGATATTTTTAAAAATGACATTGTATGATAAAAACTTTCCTAAACTTTGTATCACTATGGAACACAGAGATTATGGAGAGGTTTTTATTACTGTGCATACCTTAAAAAGAATGGTTGTAAATATGTTATATAGTAGCAGTGCCTCTAGTCAAACATTGGCATTATTGGAATAAAAGCGCACTGAATATCAGTTTTTTGCAGTCATGTCGAAAGAAATTCAATTTGAGTATGTTTATCGTTTTGTTATATTAGCAATTTCAGAATCACGAATTTGAAGAATTATTCCACCATGCACAACATGCATTAGCTTATGCCAAATAGCATGGTAAAAAATATTATTTTTAAAAAGAATTTATGCATGATATGTTGAATTAAACATCGGTATAAGGGAGAATGGAAATGAAAAAGAAAAAACGAATTGGGTGTATTTGGTGTATGGTGCTACTGCTTGCGGTCTTTTCTATTTCCTTAGATGGATGTAGCAGGAAGAAGGAAAAAACCAAGGTTACATTATTATATTCTACGGAATTTAAACAATTTAAGCAATTGGTTGAAGAAACCTATGATGATATTGAACTTGTATATGAACGTACACCTTATTTAAGTGAGCAATTTAGAAAATTAGCAAAAGGTGTAGGACCAGATATTGTGATCTCTAGTCAACCAAATTTTGAAAATATGCAAACTTATTTGCTCGATCTCAGCGATACCTTGGCTAGTAGTCAATATGATAGTACTGTTACTTCAAAATTGATGGTAGATGGAAAAAATTATATGCTGCCACTACCAGGAACTTATTATAGTTATATTATTAATGAAACATTATTTAGGAAAGCAGGTCTTGCCTTTCCTACATCATTAAAAGAATTAGAAACTGCCTTAACTACACTAAAAGAAATGGGCTTAGGTGTAGGGGAGGATGGCATTAACTTTAGTATGGAAAGCGATTATAATACAAGTCTAGGGATGTTTTTTGTAGGTGCCATGGTCCCTGATTTCCTTGGGACGGTTGAGGGCGTGAAGTGGCTTGCAGCACTAGAAAGAAAAGAAAGTACCTTTACAGGAACGTTTGAAAAAGCATTTACCTTCTCTAATTCCTTGATGTCTGCCAAAGTATTGGAACCAGATGCGATTGCTTTAAAACGAAATAGTATCTTAATTCCAGAAAGAATGGGTTCAGGAAATTTAGCCGCAGCGTTTGGAAGTTCAAATTTAATGATGCAGATTGTCGAAGAAAATGAAGCAAATGTTGAAGCAGGGAAAGCAGAGGCATATGAATATCGAATGCTACCTTTGTTATCTGATGAAGGAAATCATCCTTGGGTCATGTATTCTCCTATTGGATATGTTGGTATCAATGCTGCAATCTCTGATGAGAAAAAAGAAGCAAGTAAAAAGGTGATTGAACTTTTATCAACCGAAAAGGGGCAAAAAGCAATCATGAGTGACTTAAAAAGTGAGTATTCTTATTTGAAAAATGATGAGAATAATAAAGATAATATGCCTAAAGGAATTGCTGAATATATCGAAGAGGGATATGTATATAATGTACAATTTCCTGATAGTCTCATTGAATATTTGGGAATGCAGGCAAGAAAGGTTTTTGAAAAAGCTAGCAGTGTAACGGAAATTTTGCAAGCAGTGGATAAGTACTATTTATATGGTTCTAAAGATGCAGAGTATGATTTATCAAACGTAGGTTTTCTTGATAATGACTTATTGTTAGAAAATTATAATGTTAGAAAAGGTGAAACCAAACTTGGAAATTTCATCACGAACAGTATCAAATTAGCGTCTCATGCAGATATTGCAGTTGCCAATGGGGGTGCTATTCG from Candidatus Stoquefichus sp. SB1 includes these protein-coding regions:
- a CDS encoding membrane lipoprotein lipid attachment site-containing protein codes for the protein MKKIIMLLCAMFVLVGCNKEKEKDNDVIDTQTSPTDVQPNPTDKDSDTNEVIEIPSVASIAKKLNMSKKDMNIIEQKKDHLLFCFFSDDFSSSSIIGNHVKELEKDGYQMTLYDGTISSTFVLKKGNQTISITYISALDEWKEVHKDEMNVNAINDNENCVYEIVNQ
- a CDS encoding extracellular solute-binding protein is translated as MVLLLAVFSISLDGCSRKKEKTKVTLLYSTEFKQFKQLVEETYDDIELVYERTPYLSEQFRKLAKGVGPDIVISSQPNFENMQTYLLDLSDTLASSQYDSTVTSKLMVDGKNYMLPLPGTYYSYIINETLFRKAGLAFPTSLKELETALTTLKEMGLGVGEDGINFSMESDYNTSLGMFFVGAMVPDFLGTVEGVKWLAALERKESTFTGTFEKAFTFSNSLMSAKVLEPDAIALKRNSILIPERMGSGNLAAAFGSSNLMMQIVEENEANVEAGKAEAYEYRMLPLLSDEGNHPWVMYSPIGYVGINAAISDEKKEASKKVIELLSTEKGQKAIMSDLKSEYSYLKNDENNKDNMPKGIAEYIEEGYVYNVQFPDSLIEYLGMQARKVFEKASSVTEILQAVDKYYLYGSKDAEYDLSNVGFLDNDLLLENYNVRKGETKLGNFITNSIKLASHADIAVANGGAIRSSLYQGDVYGEDLRAVCPFDDQIVVLKVTGEDIWKMLENSLTTYTDEFPGGRFLQVSGIHYTFDSSKPVGSRLQSVVLHDGTAIQRNQFYTVAVTDYMAGKQGYAESNGDGYVMLNYYDEATKKGNVQLVEETHMTFQDAMKIYFEYNKDQTIHVELDNRIVDNAHK